The stretch of DNA TGCTGTACACCCACGCAAAGGATCGCTGCGAAGGCgttccatttgttgttgttgtgttaaTGGTGTGTGGCTCTGGGCACAGCgcttgaattatttatttagccaTGCATTTGCAGTTGGCAAAGTGCAAACAACCAAACAACGAAATGCCATTACAGTAAACACACTTTAATAGTTTAATGCCAGCGAAGCAGAAGTTtttggcagcaacaagaaggagcagcaggagcagcagcagaaggagaaacatcatcatcatcagcagcagctaaaagaGCTATAACCGCCAGTGGGCTATGGAATATGGCCACATAATAATGCCTATTTGACTAAGAGCAGAAAACGGACAAAACAGACGAAACGCGAGGCCGAAGAAACTTCGAGCTacaacgacagctgctgatGTGGTCGCTCGTCCTGCTCcacgctgctcctcctggggCCAACTTTGAcgaaagtttttggccaacacaagcagcagcagctgcaacaaaggaagagcgagcaggaggagcagcaggaggagcagcaggaggagcagcactgTCAGAGGACACCGACACATGTCAAAGTTTTGCAATTTCAAAgatttctttccatttttttctattgttgttgctgctgctgctcggctctTGCGAACATGATTTTTGGCAACCGCAGAGAAGCGCAGAGCAGACCATAGGCACGAGGAGCAGTCGCCACTTCAACGCTGgagttgtgctgctgcttcagcacTTGACAATGACGGGCCTGACCACAATTTGTGcccgcaggcaggcagctcccGCTCTCCATCGGGGAATGTCCTGGACTCCTGCTAACATTAATCCATTAAAAACTTCGTTTAGCTTGTTGGTTGGCAACTTCATTTAAAACCAATTTCGTGGCGTCCCCAAACCCATggcaaaaaaatcaaagttgTTCGTACAACAATGTTGCTGTGAAGTTCCATGTCCTCTGTTTGGggctgtgtgtgctctggcCATGTGACATCATCAGCGGACGTCACGTGCCCGGTACAGTTGGGCTCCATCGGCTATCCTTAAGCTTGCATGTCACTCTGTGGCTGCATTTCTCGCACAGTGCCGCCGGCAGGCCGAGCGATGTGGCACTGACAGAAATTACAGCTGGCGTGAGAACAGCGCGAATAGGAGCCAGCGCTGCGGCGCCTCTGATGGAATAATTAGTGCCAACGTTCTAGGGCGACGTTCGATAGAAGACGGACTTGATTGGCGTAGCAGAAAGAtgaggtggcagtggcagtaatTATCGTATTAAATTGAGTTGCAAACTAGAAAAAGGCGAAGGTTGCAACAGCCTCGTAGAGATATCGATCCAACTACATAGATGGGAGATGCATAAAGATATGCCATTAAATTTTGCcaaaattatgaatattatCTGAAgtacattttacataaattCGTACCAAAAAACAGCAATCCATTTATTACCTGTTATCTTTATTTTGTCAGTTAAATGGCggtacaaataaaatgtctATAATCAGCATAATGCAATAAGAATTAATTTCTACAGACATGGTCTTataaaatatctaaataaTAACTCAACACCATGAGAAATTGGAGTATTGGGAAGTGGGAACCTTTCTGCCAATCTGTATCCCAAtctggtgatctgatagataaggtcattccctacggaatggcgtttttagttttctgctatcttcaaaattgtagatttgggaggttttcgcccttttgcgggggcggggctcatttttgaaatacactggtttcagtgtgagcatacagcagtctggtgccaaaatttggtggctctagctcttatagtctctgagaactagccgacaaacaagacggacagacggacggacggaccgacagacggacagacggacagacatggctcaatcgactcggctattgatgctgatcaagaatatatatactttatgggtatatacgtttccttctgtgcgttacatacattcactttgtgcacaaatacaatataccctatttactcttcgagtaccgggtataaaaattataaaactaCAATTAGGTGACATTCTgcatttttaagaatttttgcACAGAATCGAACCCAAAGCGCGGATATAAAACATAAAGAGTTTGTAGAAAAAAATGTACCACATTTCATTGAATTGCTCATTCTTGGTCATATCAAGAATATCATTGAAGATATAAACTATTCTTTAATAATTCTGAAAACCAGCGGTAAATTAAGATTTCTGTTTGAattagtttggtttttggttcaTTTATTCATACAATATCTCATGATATCCTTACAAAAGGAGCATGACCCTGACATTAGTTAAACCAAGCTGATTTTACTTagaattatttcatttttattatcgaacatcttGTCTTTGCTGTTAGAGACCGAAGGGTGGAGAGagtaaaacgtttgctatctcTTTCTATGGCTTTTCTCTCGCGGGAAGCCGAGTGAGAGTGTGGGCAATAAGCTCACCTTTAcagtaaattcaccttgagtttgactttctttttttttagggCAAAATATAGTTTTAAATACCTTCCTATGGGGGTGTTGCCCCTGCCAAACTGCttctgcattttgtttgccctgcAACTTTTGTGTGCGCAAAACTAAAACACTCGCCGGAGGATATGGAAAGCTTAATTAATGCAAAGCTAAATCTTTTAGCGCGGCTtaagtgccagtggcagtgccagtggcagtgccaggaggggggcaacagctgcaacaattagtttaatttatGCGTCAACGCGTTGCACTCGCCAAATTAGCATTAAGCTGCGCGAATATCTCCATAAATTACTAACCAGCGGGCAAtgctttccttttcttgtttGCAGGAGAATGGAAGATCAGTTCCTGATGTTACCGCCAGTCCGGGACGCGCCCCGCCCGGACCGCTGCCCGCCAATCAGCTGTCCTCGCtgggcaaccagcagcagcagcacggcaaccagcagcagcagcaccatggcaaccagcagcagcagcatcatggGAATCAGCACCAGAACCGCGGACAGAGCGGCAGCATCTCGAATGCTGGCGTCAAGGAtccggtgctgctgcagggcgaCTTTCGCAAGGTCAGCGGCATCAGCTCGGAGATCTTTCGCCAGATAGAGGCCGTTGAGAATGATCACGATCCGAATACGGCGGCGGCCCTGGAGGCGGTGGAGCGGCGCGGTGAGATGATCGTTCGCATTCTGGAGCCACGCTGCATGGGCAGCAAGCAGGCGGTGGATGCGGCCCACAAGCTGATGAACAAGGCCGATGGCCGGCACACCGTGCAGCTGGTGGAGATTGTCAAGCGACCGGGGCAGACACTGGGCCTGTACATACGCGAGGGCAATGGCGCGGATCGCACCGATGGCGTGTTTATATCCCGCATAGCCCTGGAATCGGCGGTGTACAACAGCGGCTGCCTGAGGGTGAGTGGAAGCAAGGGGGAACGAGCGGTGGGCAGAGATTTAATGAGAGTTTTCCCCTCTCCTTTCCAGGTGGGCGATGAAATCCTTGCCGTCAATCTGGTGGACGTTACACACATGTCGCTGGACGATGTTGTCATCATCATGTCAATTCCACGCCGCCTGGTGCTCGCCATACGCCAGCGGCGCGGCAATCGTGGCACCAACTCCCCCGGTCCGCCCACGCTCTCACGCCCGGAGCAGAAGCCACCGCCGGTGGTGGTGATCAAGCGTGATCTCAGGGATGAGGATCTGGACGAAACGGATCGCATGCAGAGGCCGCCGCGCTCATCACGTGAAAGACGTACAGGTAGTTTGAAATGGAGGCCGTGTTTGAAATGCTAATCGGgattttcccctctctctttcgctctgtttCCGCACAGGTGATGGCCGCGAGATGACCGAATCCCGCTCCcggctgggtctgggcctcAACAACTACAGCCCGCAGTCGGAGCAGCTGGACATGTACTACAATACGCGTGGaggaggtggcggtggaggcggtggcatGCCCCTCAATGCCATGGGTGAGCCACCGAACTGGGGCTACaagccgccgccaccgccctcGTCGGTGATCACGGAGCAGCCCACCAAGGGGCATGCCTTTGCGCCCTCGCACGCGTACTACCAGAACGCCGGCACGCTGGAGAGCCTCGCCGAGAAGGTGCACGCCTTTTATCCCGGTGCACCCGGACAGCCGGTGGGTCCGTCGCGTCGCATGTCCACGGGCACCGGCAATGTGGGTCTGGCCCAGCAGCATGCGCGCTTCCCGCGCTCCGGCTCGGATCAGCACTTGCCGCGCGTGGAGTACGCGGACTACTCCAACTCCTTGGGCCGCCACTCGCTGCTGCGCTCCAGCCTGAAGCCCGGCACTGGCGCACCGCCCATGCccgtgggtgtgggtggcaCACTGGGCCGCTACGGACGCTACGATCAGCAGCGTGCCAATACGGTGTCCAAGTACGGACCGCCAGCTGCCGGCGCACAGTCGCTGACGCGTCGCTCGCGGCCCAATTTGGACTACTCCAGCGACACGGAGGCCACGATCGGACCGCGGCCCAGTTACTATTACTACAACAGGCCCGCCATTGGCAGCATGCCGCGTGGCGCCGGTGGCCATGTGAGCGGAAGTGCCGCTGCCACGGCAGCGCTGCTGGCAAGTGCCGCAGATCTCAACAAGTTCAACTCGCTGCCCAGGGAGCGGCCCGGCGTGAGGCTGCAGGGCATACGCACCCGAATCAGCGATCGCTTGGTGGACGAGAACGATGGCAACACCTCGGCGCCAGAGTTTGACGTGCGACGCGGCAGGGATCTGCGCCAGCGCATCACCGCCAGTCCCTCGATCTTCACAGCGGACGAGTACCGCGCGTGGCTGCGGCGAGCGCCCAGCAGCTCGGCCATTGCGGAACAGATGCGCATGACGCGCGACATGTTTGCCCAGCCGCGATCGCAGCGCTTCTCCTGCAGCGCCGAGAACATTCACGATGCATTGAGGAATGTAAGTACAAGAAGGACTCCCCTCCTGCCACTTTCTCATGCTCTTTGTTGCTTTCAGACGGAGAGCATTTACTCGAGCAGAACGGGCATACTCGGCGCGGGCACCCTCGATCGCAATATGGGCCTCACGCGTCCCATTTCCGCACTGCCTGTGCGCTCCATGTCCTCGCAGCATATTGGTGGAGCGGGTTCCATACGCTCCCCGAGCATACGACgcatgcggcagctgctggaactgTCCGCTGGCCCGGCCAGTCCTAGTGGCAGCATCATGAGCACCGGCGGCCATCAGAGTCCGGCACCAACGCCCAGCGCCACGCTGCCGCGGCAGCATCGACAGATTGACATCAATCCGGCAGAGTTTGCCAAGTACAAGCTGGACAAGCCAATAGTGGACATTGGCGGGGTCTCGGGCATGCTGTGGATTCATCTGCTGGCGGGTCGTGGATTGCGCACAGCTCCTGAGGGTTCCGGAGCACAGCCTGGTGCGCCGCCTGGCCAGACCAGAGATCTCTACTGCGTCATCGAGTGCGATCGCGTGCACAAGGCACGCACTGTGGTGCGCTCGGGCGACCTGCAGTTCGACTGGGACGAGTCCTTCGAGCTGGATCTGGTGGGCAACAAGCAGCTGGATGTGCTCGTCTACTCCTGGGACCCCCAGCACAGGCACAAACTCTGCTATCGTGGCGCCATTTCGCTGTCGGCCATACTGCGGCAGTCGCCGCTGCATCAGCTGGCGCTCAAGGTGGAGCCGCGCGGCACCATCTACATACGCATGCGGCACACGGATCCACTGGCGCTGTACAAGAGGCGTGGCCTGCCCAGCCTGCGTGCCGGCTATCCGACGCTGTTCGGCGCCGACCTGGAGACGGTCGTCAACCGGGAGTCCAAGGGCGCACCGGGCTGTGCCCCCGTGCCAATTGTGCTGCGACGCTgcgtggaggaggtggagcggCGCGGCCTCGATATAATCGGGCTGTATCGCCTGTGCGGCTCGGCCACCAAGAAGCGTCTGCTGCGCGAGGCCTTCGAGCGCAACAGCCGTGCCGTGGAATTGAGCCCGGAACATGTTCCTGACATCAATGTCATCACGGGTGTGCTCAAGGACTACCTCAGGGAGCTGCCCGAGCCGCTGTTCACGCGCTGCCTCTTCCAGATGACAGTGGATGCATTGGGTGAGTATTTCTCCTCCCGTTCCACAGCTAATTCTAATCGTTTGTGCAACCCCACAGCCGTCTGCTTGCCGGATGATCCCGAGGGCAATGCAAAACTGATGCTTAGCATTCTCGATTGCCTGCCCAGAGCGAATAGGGTAAGTGGCAGACCTCCTTCTGCCTCCCTGGCTGCCTACTCACACTGTCCTCTATTCTCCCACAGGCCACCCTTGTGTTCCTGCTCGATCATCTCTCGCTGGTCGTTTCCAACTCGGAGCGCAACAAGATGTCCGCCCAGGCGCTGGCCACGGTGATGGGCCCACCGCTGATGCTGCATTCGGCCAGCGCACAGCCGGGCGCTGACATCGATCACGCCCAGCCGATAGCAGtgctcaaatatttgctgcaaatctggccacagccgcaggcgcagcatcagcagctggcACAGCACATGGGCGGCGCCGTACAGGGTGGATCGATGATGAGCGGCCTGGCCACGGCCGGCAGCATGAGCAACATGGCGGGCGTTGCTTCAGGTAACGTACTCCCAGTGTCCATGatggaaacaacaacagaatcccgaccaaacacacacacacacacgactagaggacacaccgacacacacacacacgtacacacacctATGTACCTATGCAAGAGTTTTTCTTAAAGTTTCTTTCTTAAATGCTTTGAAAGCCGCCGCTGTTCCAGTCAAGATTTTCATTCTGTAACTCTCTTTCCAAGTCTGTTCAAAAGCGCGGCACAGAAACCGTTTTCACTGTTAACTGTtacttcacacacacacacatacacacatacacactcatcctgcacacaccacacacacacaccaatttGCATTCACATTAATATTGATTAATACAGAGTCCTATGTAGACAGGTCGGCGCGGCGAGTCAACAGGGCAGCGTGGAAGCAAAGTCAGTGCGTTGCCAGCGGACAGACAGCAACTTctactgcagcagcagcagcagctcatggCGGCGGGCAACCTACTCCGCTCGTCCACTTCGGTAACCAACATACTCTCCCAAGGCCATCCTCAGctctcagccacagccaacagtCATCTGTATCAATCAGTAGTGGGTCAGTTAGCTCAATCGCATCGAGCCTTGCAACAAGCGGTGCAACAGGTAAACAGAAAAATCcacaaacagccaacaaccaacaacagtaaccagcaacacacacagcaacactaacaacataaacaacaacaacaaatgagaacaaaaatcagcaaagaGACAAAGGAACATTCATTAACATAATCTTTATTTATACATTGCACTATCAGTCATCTAACTAACTCATTAACCTACATAATCATTTCGTCATAGTTGGGGTTTATCAATTGGTTCCAAATATAAATCTATAATTTTGTGGCGATTTTTCATAAGCGAACAGCTTTTAAATGTCATTCAGAATATCTTATAAGTTGGAGTACACAGGCTCCATAAAGGTTTCCTAAACCTACAACTTCTTAGGACTGTCAGAGATCTTTTAGAATATCTTTCTTACTCTTTGGAAAattcttttgtaattttaatcaTTTATAGTCAATCTTTCTTGGTTTAATATCTCAATTATTTTCACATCATTAAGCGCTTTAAATTGTcatacatttatattcaaaattcCTACAGAATGGTTTACTTTTCCTAAACCTACAACTTCTTAGGACTTTCGGATTTATTTTCGAACATTTTTAAGTCTCTAATAAAACAATTCTCATCAgttaaatgcatatttaatagGTTTTATAACTGACTTAGTTTTTAATCACTTTAAATACCTTTTTTTTACCATTGTTCGTTCAAtggttgggtttttgtttgtctcatAGTCTTCCAGTAAGTTTTCAGTCACCATtttcatgccatgccacacaatcTTACACTTTTTCTATCACACACTTTTACTTCTtaaaaacacacccacactctccacaacacacccacaccaaccgatacataaacatattctCTTGCTCTTTAACTTTTCCTGTTGACcgttttgcaaaaaaaagatgaTGATAAAAGTTATACATCTATACAAAAAACGTACATTCTTTAACCTACTGAGAGCTAATCTAATATTTCGAGAGCCATTCATTATCTGCTGTCAATATGATTTGTGCTTATAAAAACTATCTGCTTACGGATATATCTGATATCTACTTATACTATATAGTAAAGttattcataattttgttGTGATCCGTGAACGATAGACGTTGTAATTGTGACCTACGCATATATTAtcgtatatatttatttatatataaaacatAGCGATATATATGTGTGATATAACTTACGATAATGGTAAAGATGATGGTGATAATTGTTGAACGGCGTGTAAAGCATGATTGGCCCACTACTggtaaaacaataaaaacatatcGACTATTTATACCACTTTGTATACCAAATCCAATCCAACATATCTACATGTAATCCTCTGTATGTAAACACATGCCACCGTGTAAAATGCTTCATATATCTACCACAAAATGCCATTGTACAAAAACTTCATCAAACGTCATTGCCCCACCTCCTCGTACATTTGATTATTCCACTCCCAGGAGTTACTTTTGCAGTGCCCTAGCCACAACCTGATGACATCTCCCTGTCACCCTACTTCTACGCCATAAAGCACAGCTTTAGAATTTTTAGAGTACAAGTTAAAGTTGGGGAAGAATATACAGCAAATAGAGTAGAAATTCctttataaattattattttgggaCTGACACGGGAGCAACCATTTCTCCTGCACCATTTATCGCATTTTTGTGTCACTTTTTGCATGTCCAAACACCTCACGCCTTTGCATCACCATTCACCCAAAGTACAGTCACCGTTGCTCTCCGTTTCTCACCGTTCCTAACCTGCATCACAACCGCAAACAGAGTATAATAATTATCTGAATTGGAATTAACGAATTGGCCGCACAGCACGAAGTGAAATGTCTTAAAATATCCGCTTAACACTCGACACCATACACTTAACACCCACTAACACACACCATTGTGTACACACCAACAGCCTAAAGTCTAAATTCAAAAttgtctctcgctctgcacAACCCTTTAAGTAAGACTTAAACCCAAGACCCAGAACCCACTGCACGTAACCCCATTTAAAGCCCAATTTGTagccaaatgcaaaacaaaataattaaccAACTTCTTTGGGTTGTCCTACgaccctctctctttctctatcttttACTCGAATATCTTTGCAGCCCTATCAATTGGCGGGATCAGTGGGCTCAGCAATTCCCGACCAatcgccactgccacttccaggCACACCCTCCCCAGGCAGTAGCTCAGCGTCGACGGGTTCGGGCTCCGGATCGGGCTCGGGTAAAAGTAAGAAACAAATCCACATAGCACCAAGATGGAGTCTTtaatgctctctctctattgaAGGCACGGATACCATCAAGCGCGGTGCTTCACCTGTCTCCGTTAAGCAAGTCAAAATCATCGATACGGCCAGCCCCTATTCCATTGTGCAGAAGAAGCCGCCGCTGCAGAAGGATGCACCCATAGATGCCATCACACCCACCACCCAATCGGATGCAATCGGATCAGCCCTAGGTCTGGGCAAAAGctacagcggcagcggcagcagcagcacgacaaCACGCAAAGGCAACGTTGACTTCTATGAACCGCACAAAGCGCTGTCCAAGAGCTCGGCCGGCGACGACTTCACCACTAGCTACAGCTCCAAGTACGCCAGCCTGGACACGAAGAAGAGCGGCGGctacagcggcagcagcagctacacaCCCAGCAAGAGCAGCCTCAATGCCAGCGATGAGTACAAGGCGATGCGCAACAAGTCGAGTGCCACCTCAAGCTCCAGCTCATCGCAGGCCACGGTGCTGAGTGCCGGCTCGACGGCCACCTCGGCACCCACCACCTCCTCCGATGACTCGGACGATCTGCTGTCGTACAAGTCGTCGGCCTCCACCAATGCCTTGCTGGCCCAGTCGCAGGCCATGACCACCAGCCAGCTGATGTCGAAGTACTTAAAGCGAGAGCCGCGGGTACAGTTTACTCCGATCAAGTCGCCAGAGTCTCCATCGCCGCCTGGCGGTGGGGATGGTCTGCCCAAGGGCACCTACCAACTGGTCACGCCCACTGGCCCCGGCTCCAGCTCTTCTCTCAAGCCCAGCGCCACAACGGGAGCGATCAGCAAGCACACCACATCGTCGCCAAGCCAAGCGGACACGAACACTAatcacaccaacaacagccagaagTTGTCCTCGCCCTCGCGCCTCGCGAACAAGGACAGCAAGTCCGGAGCAGCGGTAAGTGGCTCCTCCTCGATTGTGTCGACCGGGCGGCGGCTGTTTGACAGCCtggcctcatcctcatcgtcggaGACGGAGACCAAGACCTACATTGGTGGAACCACAGCCAATGCCAGTGCATCCAGCAGCACGACAACCTACACCAACGACTCGCGGAACACAGCCAGCAGTAGTAATAAGTCGGTagcgggttcgggttcgggttcgggctCAGGCTCAGAGCACCGAAGCTATGGCAGCGCTCTCTTCGGGAGCAGCGGccttggcaatggcaatggggcCAGCGGCACCCACAACCATTTgggcaacagcaccaacagtCCCTTCACCAGcaccaatggcaatggcaaccaCAATGCCATGCATCTGTATGGCACTCTGCCAAAGAGTGGGGCCAATGCCAGTTCGGGTGCTGCCTTGtttggcagcagcgccagttCCTCCTACCACTCGAGCAGCGGTGCGGGCACGACAACCAGCAGCGGTGTCAGCTCCATGACGGGCTCCACCAATAGCTATGACTTCTACACGAGCAGCACCtcgagcggcggcagcagttcGCGTCCCTTTACCAATGGGGGCAACAATTACCACACCCTGGGCACATATCGGGCGCAGTATGCGGCCACCAATCCCTTCCTCGATGCCTTCGACGAGAAGCCCAGCAGCAATGGGGGCAACGGCGGTAGTAACAATGGCCATGGGGAGGATAAGCTCGGGGCGGACAAGGGCGGACATCATAGGGCGACCGTGATGGCGGCATTCCAATCGTCGGGCGACTCCAAGAACGGTAGCGATGAGTACGATGATCTCAAGTGAGGAGCCCAAACGATAACGAACTAGTACGATtacgataacgataacgattTCCATACAGATAGAccgatagacagacagacaatgcTGAAAGTGTTCTTTTGGAGTATTTACAGTTTACAAATTTACATAGAACGAAATAATAcgaataatatatatataaaaaaaaccgATAAGCAAACGATAAACAACCGATATATAATCGAAATAGAAAACTATGCTAAAAACCCACTGAACACGCGGATAAATGTatctctcctcctgctcttatttaacaaaaaaaaaaacggaaggCCGAACATGGCTGCCAAGCTTtctgtgcgtatgtgtgtgtgttgtgtgtgtgcgtgagtgtgtgtgtgtgtgtgtgtgaatgggcAGCCATTTAGCTAACCAAAAATCCGAATTCAATAACATTTACGAACAGTATTTTTGAATGAactaaaagcaacaaaaaaaaacccaaacaagaGAATGACAAACATCGTatacaacaaattacaaattataataaatagtAATAAAACACTAACAAACAGAACATGAACAAAACTTAAACCAAAAGGTTGACCGcgcatttaatttttacaagcaaacataacaaaaatcaacaacaatttctacatatatacagacaGACTTACATGCCTATAAATACATGCTAGATGTGCAATTTATgctaatgaaatatttttgcatagtACCCCCATCTACATATTGGAATACATACTCtgtacatacaacaaaaaaggagtCCTCGTTCCGCAAACTTTTTCTAATCCTTACACCAAGCAAACAACCAACCAGACAGCACACAGCCGTAtgcgatgtgtgtgtttcaatGTGACCAACTCTCTAATCTATAAAGCAGCTATACTATATCTTAATGTATGTGAAACAACTAAGCGAAAAAGCCCAAGACAAGTAAATTACTAGACAACTTTTCGAGCAATATATTTGCCTACAAATGTTTCTCTACGCCTCTTACACATGTATGTAATAAAAAACTTATACAATTATATCCAAAGATACCAACATTTGTATAAGGAAAACAAGAAATCCTTGGAGCTGCTTGTGTTCGATCAGCTGATGTTCGATCCATACATCACATGCAtacaccacaaacacacaagtaaaaaagaaaagaaaaacacatacaaatacatgAATTTATTGACGAATCGATGTGCTTAGTTTTTGGTATGAAACAAAGTCTGATATACACACTAATATACAACAATACagtataatatttataaacatttaaacataATTATACAAACaatggggaaaaacaaaacaaacaaaaaagaaaaactaacaaaaaaaaacactaaaaagtAAAACGatgaaaaagtaaaaagttaTAACtatacaataacaaaaacaattaaacacGCTTTGCGATTAGGGGACAGAATTT from Drosophila subobscura isolate 14011-0131.10 chromosome O, UCBerk_Dsub_1.0, whole genome shotgun sequence encodes:
- the LOC117897985 gene encoding rho GTPase-activating protein 100F isoform X1, with product MQWKKKFTRLKAATGNSRVRRMLCCGRRKENGRSVPDVTASPGRAPPGPLPANQLSSLGNQQQQHGNQQQQHHGNQQQQHHGNQHQNRGQSGSISNAGVKDPVLLQGDFRKVSGISSEIFRQIEAVENDHDPNTAAALEAVERRGEMIVRILEPRCMGSKQAVDAAHKLMNKADGRHTVQLVEIVKRPGQTLGLYIREGNGADRTDGVFISRIALESAVYNSGCLRVGDEILAVNLVDVTHMSLDDVVIIMSIPRRLVLAIRQRRGNRGTNSPGPPTLSRPEQKPPPVVVIKRDLRDEDLDETDRMQRPPRSSRERRTGSDGREMTESRSRLGLGLNNYSPQSEQLDMYYNTRGGGGGGGGGMPLNAMGEPPNWGYKPPPPPSSVITEQPTKGHAFAPSHAYYQNAGTLESLAEKVHAFYPGAPGQPVGPSRRMSTGTGNVGLAQQHARFPRSGSDQHLPRVEYADYSNSLGRHSLLRSSLKPGTGAPPMPVGVGGTLGRYGRYDQQRANTVSKYGPPAAGAQSLTRRSRPNLDYSSDTEATIGPRPSYYYYNRPAIGSMPRGAGGHVSGSAAATAALLASAADLNKFNSLPRERPGVRLQGIRTRISDRLVDENDGNTSAPEFDVRRGRDLRQRITASPSIFTADEYRAWLRRAPSSSAIAEQMRMTRDMFAQPRSQRFSCSAENIHDALRNTESIYSSRTGILGAGTLDRNMGLTRPISALPVRSMSSQHIGGAGSIRSPSIRRMRQLLELSAGPASPSGSIMSTGGHQSPAPTPSATLPRQHRQIDINPAEFAKYKLDKPIVDIGGVSGMLWIHLLAGRGLRTAPEGSGAQPGAPPGQTRDLYCVIECDRVHKARTVVRSGDLQFDWDESFELDLVGNKQLDVLVYSWDPQHRHKLCYRGAISLSAILRQSPLHQLALKVEPRGTIYIRMRHTDPLALYKRRGLPSLRAGYPTLFGADLETVVNRESKGAPGCAPVPIVLRRCVEEVERRGLDIIGLYRLCGSATKKRLLREAFERNSRAVELSPEHVPDINVITGVLKDYLRELPEPLFTRCLFQMTVDALAVCLPDDPEGNAKLMLSILDCLPRANRATLVFLLDHLSLVVSNSERNKMSAQALATVMGPPLMLHSASAQPGADIDHAQPIAVLKYLLQIWPQPQAQHQQLAQHMGGAVQGGSMMSGLATAGSMSNMAGVASGRRGESTGQRGSKVSALPADRQQLLLQQQQQLMAAGNLLRSSTSVTNILSQGHPQLSATANSHLYQSVVGQLAQSHRALQQAVQQPYQLAGSVGSAIPDQSPLPLPGTPSPGSSSASTGSGSGSGSGKSTDTIKRGASPVSVKQVKIIDTASPYSIVQKKPPLQKDAPIDAITPTTQSDAIGSALGLGKSYSGSGSSSTTTRKGNVDFYEPHKALSKSSAGDDFTTSYSSKYASLDTKKSGGYSGSSSYTPSKSSLNASDEYKAMRNKSSATSSSSSSQATVLSAGSTATSAPTTSSDDSDDLLSYKSSASTNALLAQSQAMTTSQLMSKYLKREPRVQFTPIKSPESPSPPGGGDGLPKGTYQLVTPTGPGSSSSLKPSATTGAISKHTTSSPSQADTNTNHTNNSQKLSSPSRLANKDSKSGAAVSGSSSIVSTGRRLFDSLASSSSSETETKTYIGGTTANASASSSTTTYTNDSRNTASSSNKSVAGSGSGSGSGSEHRSYGSALFGSSGLGNGNGASGTHNHLGNSTNSPFTSTNGNGNHNAMHLYGTLPKSGANASSGAALFGSSASSSYHSSSGAGTTTSSGVSSMTGSTNSYDFYTSSTSSGGSSSRPFTNGGNNYHTLGTYRAQYAATNPFLDAFDEKPSSNGGNGGSNNGHGEDKLGADKGGHHRATVMAAFQSSGDSKNGSDEYDDLK